One window from the genome of Roseisolibacter agri encodes:
- a CDS encoding GreA/GreB family elongation factor: protein MIEELKRKLAKEAEQLQHELNVTLPNEIRTAVEHGDLKENSEYKAALERQSFVQARLGHLHARLSKLSSVDPAQIPEDRVGLGSIVVVQDEKGGPPETYSLMFGDAVEFQEGHVSMGSAIGRALLGKAVGEVAILKLPATTRRLKVVELTTIHQQ from the coding sequence ATGATCGAAGAACTGAAGCGGAAGCTCGCGAAAGAGGCGGAGCAGCTGCAGCACGAGCTGAACGTCACCCTGCCGAACGAGATCCGCACCGCGGTCGAGCACGGCGACCTCAAGGAGAACAGCGAGTACAAGGCGGCGCTCGAGCGGCAGTCGTTCGTGCAGGCGCGCCTCGGCCACCTGCACGCGCGCCTCAGCAAGCTCTCGTCGGTGGACCCCGCGCAGATCCCCGAGGACCGCGTCGGCCTCGGCTCCATCGTCGTCGTCCAGGACGAGAAGGGCGGCCCGCCCGAGACGTACTCGCTGATGTTCGGCGACGCGGTCGAGTTCCAGGAGGGCCACGTCAGCATGGGCTCCGCGATCGGGCGCGCGCTGCTCGGCAAGGCCGTCGGCGAGGTCGCGATCCTCAAGCTGCCCGCCACCACGCGCCGCCTGAAGGTCGTCGAGCTGACGACGATCCATCAGCAGTAG
- a CDS encoding NAD(P)/FAD-dependent oxidoreductase: MTDSSSSPRVANAPDGLDAPPVGAPLPAAVARPAGVASAGTAATRRPHVVIVGGGFGGLRAARALRRADVDVTLVDRTNHHLFQPLLYQVATAVLAPSDITIPIRYVLRKQRNVTVLMAEVRHVDPDARTLTLDEGRTLSYDYLILAAGARHSYFGRDEWEEVAPGLKSIADAYELRRRFLTAFEEAEKAATAEERAAWLTFVIVGGGPTGVELAGMIPDTARAFRADFRNIDTCNVQVVLLEGGPRVLAAFPEKLQREALRDLEELRVRVRLSSIVTRVERDAVYVGEERIPTHTVFWAAGNAASPLGRQLGVPVDRAGRVQVESDLSVPGRPEVFVVGDMATVTSEGKPVPGVAPAANQMGEHAAKNLLATLRGEPRRPFRYFNKGDLATIGRHRAIAAFGKLQLEGYLAWFLWLFVHILYLVGFRNRVSVLVQWMYAYFTWQRGVRLISGEMSRRDSTGTPTEPPAASPPIPGWK; encoded by the coding sequence GTGACCGACTCCTCCTCGTCCCCGCGCGTCGCCAACGCGCCCGACGGGCTCGACGCGCCGCCGGTCGGCGCGCCCCTCCCGGCTGCCGTCGCCCGCCCGGCCGGCGTCGCCAGTGCCGGCACCGCGGCCACGCGCCGCCCGCACGTCGTGATCGTCGGCGGCGGCTTCGGCGGCCTGCGCGCCGCCCGCGCGCTGCGCAGGGCCGACGTCGACGTCACGCTCGTCGACCGCACGAACCACCACCTCTTCCAGCCGCTGCTGTACCAGGTGGCGACCGCGGTGCTGGCGCCGAGCGACATCACCATCCCGATCCGCTACGTGCTGCGCAAGCAGCGCAACGTGACCGTGCTGATGGCCGAGGTGCGCCACGTCGATCCGGACGCGCGTACGCTCACGCTCGACGAGGGGCGGACGCTCTCGTACGACTACCTGATCCTCGCGGCGGGCGCGCGGCACTCGTACTTCGGGCGCGACGAGTGGGAGGAGGTCGCGCCGGGGCTCAAGAGCATCGCAGACGCGTACGAGCTGCGCCGGCGCTTCCTGACGGCGTTCGAGGAGGCGGAGAAGGCCGCGACCGCGGAGGAGCGCGCCGCGTGGCTGACGTTCGTGATCGTCGGCGGCGGGCCCACGGGCGTCGAGCTGGCCGGGATGATCCCCGACACCGCGCGCGCCTTCCGCGCCGACTTCCGGAACATCGACACGTGCAACGTGCAGGTCGTGCTGCTGGAGGGCGGCCCGCGCGTGCTGGCGGCGTTCCCCGAGAAGCTGCAGCGCGAGGCGCTGCGCGACCTCGAGGAGCTGCGCGTGCGCGTGCGCCTGTCGTCGATCGTCACGCGCGTCGAGCGCGACGCGGTCTACGTCGGCGAGGAGCGGATCCCCACGCACACGGTCTTCTGGGCGGCCGGCAACGCCGCGTCGCCGCTCGGCCGGCAGCTGGGCGTGCCGGTGGACCGCGCGGGCCGCGTGCAGGTCGAGTCCGACCTCTCCGTGCCGGGCCGGCCGGAGGTGTTCGTGGTCGGTGACATGGCGACCGTCACGAGCGAGGGGAAGCCCGTGCCCGGCGTCGCGCCGGCGGCCAACCAGATGGGCGAGCACGCCGCGAAGAACCTGCTGGCGACGCTGCGCGGCGAGCCGCGACGCCCGTTCCGCTACTTCAACAAGGGCGACCTCGCGACCATCGGCCGGCACCGCGCCATCGCCGCGTTCGGGAAGCTCCAGCTGGAGGGCTACCTGGCGTGGTTCCTCTGGCTCTTCGTGCACATCCTCTACCTGGTGGGCTTCCGCAACCGGGTGAGCGTGCTGGTGCAGTGGATGTACGCCTACTTCACCTGGCAGCGCGGCGTGCGGCTCATCAGCGGCGAGATGTCGCGCCGCGACAGCACGGGCACGCCCACCGAGCCGCCCGCCGCCTCGCCGCCGATCCCGGGCTGGAAGTAG
- a CDS encoding TIGR00730 family Rossman fold protein, with translation MKKPSTTRRPATTRSAAKTAKKAPARETTRTASRTASRTASQTASRGAAKKPRTASGKHASPDVLAAAEQNAREGLQRRTEEGHRKAGRTPPTQKDGPAPRSTGASRVVDESIRDYPVVTEDEKLLALPDGRVQTPDFTRTDTWRVMRIMGEFIEGFDTLSKVRRGVTIFGSARTGPDDPQYHAAVEVGRLLAEAGFDVITGAGPGIMEAGNKGAKAAGGHSIGCNIELPFEQGSNPYVDTLVNFRYFFVRKTMFIKYSVAFIIFPGGFGTLDELFEAVTLIQTGKMYQFPVVLFGRHYWAGLVRWLQTRVLQEGKISPGDLDLMIMTDDPREAVEAVVAAYGAQRQRAAETSGDGAGRTGHRDVP, from the coding sequence ATGAAGAAACCTAGCACGACGCGCCGGCCGGCGACCACGCGCTCGGCCGCGAAGACCGCGAAGAAGGCGCCGGCGCGCGAGACGACGCGCACGGCGTCGCGAACGGCGTCGCGAACGGCGTCGCAGACGGCGTCACGTGGCGCGGCGAAGAAGCCCCGCACCGCCAGCGGCAAGCACGCGAGCCCCGACGTGCTCGCGGCCGCGGAGCAGAACGCCCGCGAGGGGCTGCAGCGGCGCACCGAGGAGGGCCACCGCAAGGCGGGCCGCACGCCGCCGACGCAGAAGGACGGGCCGGCGCCGCGCTCCACCGGCGCGTCGCGCGTGGTGGACGAGTCGATCCGCGACTACCCGGTCGTCACCGAGGACGAGAAGCTGCTCGCGCTGCCCGACGGCCGCGTGCAGACGCCCGACTTCACGCGCACCGACACGTGGCGCGTGATGCGGATCATGGGCGAGTTCATCGAGGGCTTCGACACGCTCAGCAAGGTGCGGCGCGGCGTGACGATCTTCGGCTCCGCGCGCACCGGTCCGGACGATCCGCAGTACCACGCGGCGGTGGAGGTCGGGCGCCTGCTGGCCGAGGCGGGCTTCGACGTCATCACCGGCGCGGGGCCGGGGATCATGGAGGCCGGCAACAAGGGCGCGAAGGCCGCCGGCGGCCACTCCATCGGCTGCAACATCGAGCTGCCGTTCGAGCAGGGGAGCAATCCCTACGTCGACACGCTCGTCAACTTCCGCTACTTCTTCGTGCGGAAGACGATGTTCATCAAGTACTCGGTCGCGTTCATCATCTTCCCCGGCGGCTTCGGCACGCTCGACGAGCTGTTCGAGGCGGTGACGCTGATCCAGACCGGCAAGATGTACCAGTTCCCGGTCGTGCTCTTCGGGCGCCACTACTGGGCGGGGCTGGTGCGCTGGCTGCAGACGCGCGTGCTGCAGGAGGGGAAGATCTCGCCCGGCGACCTCGATCTCATGATCATGACCGACGACCCGCGCGAGGCGGTGGAGGCCGTGGTCGCGGCCTACGGCGCGCAGCGCCAGCGGGCCGCGGAGACGAGCGGCGACGGGGCGGGGCGCACCGGGCATCGCGACGTCCCCTGA
- a CDS encoding alkaline phosphatase family protein produces MSLVVILVADGARPDALAHALDDGSLPSLARLRAEGAYHTVATAFPSVTGPAYAPFLMGRFPGPIGLPGLRWFDRARTRATWPDATRSYVGAEMRHVDRDLAPDAPTLFELAPPGLAALNVIGRGLAARDRMARGAGFALRAARTHFSGNVAGWLQIDRDIGGQVARRVRDAHAAGNGAPRVVFAALTGIDKTSHAAGHGAPLVAGAMRIVDEVAAELRADAERGGWWRDMHLWVVSDHGHSPVRAHDDLADWFRARGHRTVAHPFTAAPRREVAVMVSGNAMAHVYLELARRERPWWPALAPRWDAAVRDLLLRPSVDLVLLPHDADTCEVRGRGRGAALVTRTLDPSAPASPAGAGSPPAHAFRYAYRPLDGDPLGLGGPLESLDADAAYDACAAGDYPDALVQIAHLAGAPRSGEIVVSAARDWDLRSRYEPIPHLSSHGALHREHMLVPLLTSRPVARTPRRTVDVMPSALRALGLPVPAGLDGESFL; encoded by the coding sequence TTGTCCCTGGTCGTCATCCTCGTCGCCGACGGCGCGCGCCCCGACGCGCTCGCGCACGCCCTCGACGACGGCTCGCTGCCGTCACTCGCGCGGCTGCGCGCGGAGGGCGCCTACCACACGGTCGCGACCGCGTTCCCGTCGGTCACCGGGCCTGCCTACGCGCCCTTCCTGATGGGCCGCTTCCCCGGCCCCATCGGGCTGCCGGGGCTGCGCTGGTTCGACCGTGCACGCACGCGCGCCACCTGGCCCGACGCGACGCGCAGCTACGTCGGCGCGGAGATGCGGCACGTGGACCGCGACCTCGCGCCCGACGCCCCGACGCTCTTCGAGCTGGCGCCGCCGGGGCTCGCGGCGCTCAACGTCATCGGCCGCGGGCTGGCCGCGCGCGACCGCATGGCGCGCGGCGCCGGCTTCGCGCTGCGCGCCGCGCGCACGCACTTCAGCGGCAACGTCGCCGGCTGGCTGCAGATCGACCGCGACATCGGCGGCCAGGTCGCGCGCCGCGTGCGCGACGCCCACGCCGCCGGAAACGGCGCGCCGCGCGTGGTCTTCGCCGCGCTCACGGGCATCGACAAGACGTCGCACGCCGCCGGGCATGGCGCCCCCCTCGTCGCCGGCGCGATGCGGATCGTCGACGAGGTGGCGGCCGAGCTGCGCGCCGACGCGGAGCGCGGCGGCTGGTGGCGCGACATGCACCTGTGGGTCGTCAGCGACCACGGGCACTCGCCGGTCAGGGCGCACGACGACCTGGCCGACTGGTTCCGCGCGCGCGGCCACCGCACGGTCGCGCACCCGTTCACCGCCGCGCCGCGCCGCGAGGTCGCCGTGATGGTGAGCGGCAACGCGATGGCGCACGTCTACCTGGAGCTCGCGCGTCGCGAGCGCCCGTGGTGGCCGGCGCTCGCGCCGCGCTGGGACGCCGCCGTGCGCGACCTGCTGCTCCGCCCCTCGGTGGACCTCGTGCTGCTGCCGCACGACGCCGACACGTGCGAGGTGCGCGGCCGCGGGCGCGGCGCCGCGCTCGTCACGCGCACGCTCGACCCGTCCGCGCCCGCGTCGCCCGCCGGCGCGGGCTCGCCGCCGGCGCACGCATTCCGCTACGCCTACCGCCCGCTCGACGGCGATCCGCTGGGGCTCGGCGGACCGCTGGAGTCGCTGGACGCCGACGCGGCCTACGACGCCTGCGCGGCCGGCGACTACCCCGACGCGCTGGTGCAGATCGCCCACCTCGCCGGCGCGCCGCGCTCGGGCGAGATCGTCGTCTCGGCCGCGCGCGACTGGGACCTGCGCTCGCGCTACGAGCCGATCCCGCACCTCTCGTCGCACGGCGCGCTGCACCGCGAGCACATGCTGGTGCCGCTGCTCACCAGCCGGCCCGTGGCCCGCACGCCCCGCCGCACCGTCGACGTGATGCCGAGCGCGTTGCGGGCGCTCGGGCTGCCGGTGCCGGCGGGGCTGGACGGCGAGTCCTTCCTCTAA
- a CDS encoding sodium:solute symporter — translation MHWLNWLIVVVYLVWVVGDGLRRSRDTHNLDGYFLASRSLPWWAVGLSVMATQLSAVTMIGTTGQGATDGMRFVQFYFGLPLAMVILGVTLVPFLHRAKVYTAYEYLERRFDARTRSLTAFLFLVSRGMSCGTIIAAPAVVFSAIFGWPLGWSVALMGIPTVIYTVLGGVQAVTWADVKQMVLIVVAVLAIFVVLVARIPVPTGDALAIAGAAGRMRVFDFSLNLTDTYTVWSGIVGGTFLMLSYFGTDQSQVQRYLTARSVDEARSSLLMSAYWKIPLQALILLVGVLVFVFYQFQTPPLLYNPAHERRARAAQPAEFQALESRYATALADRQVAARAFAAARQAGDGAESPAAAALRERESAVTAVRGEALQLAERVTGEPSRDVNYIIPRFVLDQLPLGLAGLFVAGVMAAAMSSIAAELNSLATSTVIDFYRRWVRPEGEDAHFLNVSKLATAAWGVFACIVATYAVSLGSLIEVVNRFGSFFYGSILGVFLLAMIPQARALGAFVGLIAGMSAVAAVNFGAPSVSFLWHNVIGAVTVVVVGVLLGVVVPARRPAA, via the coding sequence GTGCACTGGCTGAACTGGCTGATCGTCGTCGTCTACCTCGTGTGGGTCGTCGGCGACGGCCTGCGCCGATCGCGGGACACGCACAACCTCGACGGCTACTTCCTCGCCAGCCGCAGCCTGCCCTGGTGGGCCGTGGGCCTCTCGGTCATGGCGACGCAGCTCTCCGCCGTGACGATGATCGGCACGACGGGGCAGGGCGCCACCGACGGCATGCGCTTCGTGCAGTTCTACTTCGGGCTGCCGCTGGCGATGGTGATCCTCGGCGTCACGCTCGTGCCCTTCCTGCACCGCGCGAAGGTCTACACGGCGTACGAGTACCTGGAGCGGCGCTTCGACGCGAGGACGCGGTCGCTGACGGCGTTCCTCTTCCTCGTCTCGCGCGGGATGTCGTGCGGCACGATCATCGCCGCGCCCGCCGTCGTCTTCTCCGCGATCTTCGGCTGGCCGCTCGGCTGGTCGGTCGCGCTGATGGGGATCCCGACCGTCATCTACACGGTGCTCGGCGGCGTGCAGGCGGTCACGTGGGCCGACGTGAAGCAGATGGTGCTGATCGTCGTCGCGGTGCTCGCGATCTTCGTCGTGCTGGTGGCGCGCATCCCGGTGCCGACCGGCGACGCGCTGGCGATCGCCGGCGCCGCGGGCCGCATGCGCGTGTTCGACTTCTCGCTCAACCTCACCGACACGTACACCGTCTGGTCGGGGATCGTCGGCGGCACCTTCCTGATGCTGTCGTACTTCGGCACCGACCAGAGCCAGGTGCAGCGCTACCTCACCGCCCGCTCGGTGGACGAGGCGCGCAGCTCGCTGCTCATGAGCGCGTACTGGAAGATCCCGCTCCAGGCGCTGATCCTGCTCGTGGGCGTGCTGGTGTTCGTGTTCTACCAGTTCCAGACGCCGCCGCTGCTCTACAACCCCGCGCACGAGCGCCGCGCCCGCGCCGCGCAGCCGGCGGAGTTCCAGGCGCTCGAGTCGCGCTACGCGACCGCGCTCGCGGACCGGCAGGTGGCGGCGCGCGCCTTCGCTGCCGCACGCCAGGCGGGCGACGGCGCCGAGTCGCCCGCGGCCGCCGCGCTGCGCGAGCGCGAGTCGGCGGTGACCGCGGTGCGCGGCGAGGCGCTGCAGCTGGCCGAGCGCGTGACCGGCGAGCCGTCGCGCGACGTGAACTACATCATCCCGCGCTTCGTCCTCGACCAGCTCCCGCTCGGCCTCGCGGGGCTGTTCGTGGCGGGCGTGATGGCGGCCGCGATGTCGAGCATCGCCGCGGAGCTCAACTCGCTCGCGACGTCCACCGTCATCGACTTCTACCGGCGGTGGGTGCGCCCCGAGGGCGAGGACGCGCACTTCCTGAACGTCTCCAAGCTCGCGACGGCGGCCTGGGGCGTCTTCGCCTGCATCGTCGCGACCTACGCGGTCAGCCTCGGCTCGCTGATCGAGGTCGTGAACCGGTTCGGCTCGTTCTTCTACGGGTCGATCCTCGGCGTCTTCCTGCTGGCGATGATCCCGCAGGCGCGCGCGCTGGGCGCGTTCGTCGGGCTGATCGCCGGGATGTCGGCGGTGGCGGCGGTGAACTTCGGCGCGCCGAGCGTGTCGTTCCTCTGGCACAACGTGATCGGCGCGGTGACGGTGGTGGTGGTCGGGGTGTTGCTTGGGGTCGTGGTGCCGGCCCGCCGGCCCGCCGCCTGA
- a CDS encoding glycerol-3-phosphate dehydrogenase/oxidase — translation MTDRAAALSTLATTRFDLLVVGGGITGAGVARDAALRGLRVALVERDDFAAGTSSRSSRLVHGGIRYLEHGHLGLVFEASRERRILLRTAPHLVRPLAFTWPVYRGARVPRWQLLAGLALYDGLALFRNVALHRPLGVGGVLAREPALARDGLLGGATYWDAATDDARLTLATVLDAVQAGACVLNHAEVRALDLPSRDGDPVRVRVVDALTDATVEATTRVVVNAAGPWGDAVRRMVEPSGANGVLGAKGVHVAVPASRVGNHGAVTLLSPVDGRVMFVLPAGPCTIVGTTETPAERGPDEVRATEADVAYLLRSANGFFPDARLERADVISAWAGIRPLAAAARGAQRSGGTTATSREHVIERDPRGLVTVSGGKLTTYRAMAAQVVDAAAPLLSGRDVRRRSRTHARPLPGGVLAPDEQRQARIAIGDDLVADRLVQAHGSRWRDVWALAAREPRLAARIDAALPYVGAELVHAVTRELACTLADLLVRRTPVAFETRDAGRAAARVAAPLVAPLLGWDDAAVARALADYDREAARLFGVDP, via the coding sequence GTGACCGACCGCGCCGCCGCCCTCTCTACCCTCGCCACCACGCGCTTCGACCTCCTGGTCGTCGGCGGCGGGATCACCGGCGCGGGCGTCGCCCGCGACGCCGCCCTCCGCGGCCTCCGGGTCGCCCTCGTCGAGCGCGACGACTTCGCCGCCGGCACCTCCAGCCGCTCCTCGCGCCTGGTCCACGGCGGCATCCGCTATCTGGAGCACGGCCACCTGGGTCTCGTCTTCGAGGCCAGCCGCGAGCGCCGCATCCTGCTGCGCACGGCGCCGCACCTCGTCCGCCCGCTCGCGTTCACCTGGCCCGTCTACCGCGGCGCCCGGGTCCCGCGCTGGCAGCTGCTCGCGGGCCTCGCGCTCTACGACGGCCTCGCGCTGTTCCGCAACGTGGCCCTGCACCGCCCCCTGGGCGTCGGCGGCGTGCTGGCGCGCGAGCCGGCGCTGGCGCGCGACGGGCTGCTGGGCGGCGCGACCTACTGGGACGCGGCGACGGACGACGCGCGCCTCACGCTCGCGACCGTGCTCGACGCCGTGCAGGCGGGCGCCTGCGTCCTGAACCACGCCGAGGTGCGCGCGCTCGACCTGCCCTCGCGCGACGGCGATCCGGTGCGCGTGCGGGTCGTCGACGCGCTCACGGACGCGACCGTCGAGGCGACCACGCGCGTCGTCGTCAACGCGGCCGGCCCGTGGGGCGACGCGGTGCGGCGGATGGTCGAGCCATCCGGCGCGAACGGCGTGCTGGGCGCGAAGGGCGTGCACGTCGCGGTGCCCGCGTCGCGCGTGGGCAACCACGGCGCGGTGACGCTGCTCTCGCCGGTGGACGGACGCGTGATGTTCGTGCTGCCCGCGGGCCCCTGCACCATCGTCGGCACCACCGAGACGCCGGCCGAGCGCGGGCCCGACGAGGTGCGCGCGACGGAGGCGGACGTCGCGTACCTGCTGCGGTCGGCCAACGGCTTCTTCCCCGATGCGCGGCTGGAGCGCGCGGACGTGATCAGCGCGTGGGCCGGCATCCGCCCGCTGGCGGCGGCCGCGCGCGGTGCGCAGCGCAGCGGCGGCACGACGGCGACGTCGCGCGAGCACGTCATCGAGCGCGATCCGCGCGGCCTCGTCACCGTGAGCGGCGGCAAGCTGACGACGTACCGCGCGATGGCGGCGCAGGTCGTGGATGCCGCCGCGCCGCTGCTCTCGGGGAGGGACGTGCGCCGCCGCTCGCGCACGCACGCGCGTCCGCTCCCCGGCGGCGTGCTCGCGCCCGACGAGCAGCGGCAGGCGCGCATCGCCATCGGCGACGACCTGGTAGCCGACCGCCTCGTGCAGGCGCACGGCTCCCGGTGGCGCGACGTGTGGGCGCTCGCGGCGCGCGAGCCGCGGCTGGCCGCGCGCATCGACGCGGCGCTGCCGTACGTCGGCGCGGAGCTGGTGCACGCGGTGACGCGCGAGCTGGCGTGCACGCTCGCCGACCTGCTCGTGCGCCGCACGCCCGTCGCGTTCGAGACGCGCGACGCGGGCCGCGCCGCCGCGCGCGTCGCGGCGCCGCTCGTCGCGCCGCTGCTGGGCTGGGACGACGCGGCGGTCGCGCGGGCGCTGGCCGACTACGACCGCGAGGCCGCGCGGCTGTTCGGCGTCGATCCCTAG
- a CDS encoding ANTAR domain-containing response regulator produces the protein MSDTAPIRVLLAEDEAPTRELLVELLTKFGHAVVADVGSGAEALAQARIVKPDVMLLDVHMPDGSGVEVARQIATELPDVAVVLITADETLSVRNEDVPGLSTIMMLPKPTPPQMLDSQIRMAAQQARAFAQARQDATDLKAQLEARKVIERAKGILMRRTGCSEPEAYRILQRSSQDRSMPMVAIAQAVLDSEPGVGSRS, from the coding sequence ATGTCCGATACGGCCCCGATTCGCGTCCTGCTGGCCGAGGACGAAGCGCCCACGCGCGAGCTCCTCGTCGAGCTGCTCACCAAGTTCGGCCACGCCGTCGTCGCCGACGTGGGCAGTGGCGCCGAGGCGCTGGCGCAGGCCCGCATCGTGAAGCCCGACGTCATGCTGCTGGACGTGCACATGCCCGACGGGTCGGGCGTGGAGGTGGCGCGCCAGATCGCGACCGAGCTGCCCGACGTGGCCGTGGTGCTCATCACCGCCGACGAGACGCTGTCGGTGCGGAACGAGGACGTGCCGGGGCTGAGCACCATCATGATGCTCCCCAAGCCCACGCCGCCGCAGATGCTCGACTCGCAGATCCGCATGGCCGCGCAGCAGGCGCGCGCCTTCGCGCAGGCGCGGCAGGACGCGACCGATCTCAAGGCGCAGCTCGAGGCGCGCAAGGTGATCGAGCGCGCGAAGGGGATCCTGATGCGCCGCACGGGCTGCTCGGAGCCCGAGGCGTACCGCATCCTGCAGCGCTCCAGCCAGGACCGCTCGATGCCGATGGTCGCGATCGCGCAGGCGGTGCTCGACTCGGAGCCGGGCGTCGGCTCGCGGTCTTAG
- a CDS encoding MBL fold metallo-hydrolase, whose amino-acid sequence MLHELRTPRIERHEDVTRLAFASPAGRLVGYSASAYLVARGTGAQTRSVLVDTGFARAGDALLRAVEAAHGGRAPREALVGAILTHAHEDHAGNVARLARLGVPLAMGAATRAAVADVAPIALYRRVTWGAMEPLRGDVAPFDPAPLVLLATPGHSADHHVVWDAERETLFGGDLFLGVKVRIAHRYEDPHALARSLRMAAALRPRRLFDAHRGLVADPVPALEAKAGWIEDTIAAVERLLDAGWPARRIRDHVLGREELTGIVSCGEYSRTNLVRAVRRARLAG is encoded by the coding sequence ATGCTCCACGAGCTTCGCACGCCGCGCATCGAGCGCCACGAGGACGTCACGCGCCTCGCCTTCGCATCGCCCGCCGGGCGCCTCGTCGGCTACTCGGCCAGCGCGTACCTCGTCGCGCGGGGCACGGGTGCGCAGACGCGCTCCGTGCTGGTGGACACGGGCTTCGCGCGGGCCGGCGACGCGCTGCTGCGCGCGGTGGAGGCCGCGCACGGCGGCCGCGCGCCGCGCGAGGCGCTCGTCGGCGCGATCCTCACGCACGCGCACGAGGACCACGCCGGCAACGTCGCGCGGCTGGCGCGCCTGGGCGTGCCGCTGGCGATGGGCGCCGCCACGCGCGCGGCCGTCGCCGACGTCGCGCCGATCGCGCTCTACCGCCGCGTGACGTGGGGCGCGATGGAGCCGCTGCGCGGCGACGTCGCGCCGTTCGATCCGGCGCCGCTCGTGCTCCTCGCGACGCCCGGCCACTCCGCCGACCACCACGTCGTGTGGGACGCCGAGCGCGAGACGCTGTTCGGCGGCGACCTCTTTCTGGGTGTGAAGGTGCGCATCGCGCACCGCTACGAGGACCCGCACGCGCTCGCGCGCTCGCTGCGCATGGCGGCCGCGCTGCGCCCGCGCCGCCTGTTCGATGCGCACCGCGGCCTCGTCGCCGACCCGGTGCCCGCGCTGGAGGCGAAGGCGGGCTGGATCGAGGACACCATCGCCGCGGTCGAGCGGCTCCTCGATGCGGGCTGGCCCGCGCGCCGCATCCGCGACCACGTCCTCGGGCGCGAGGAGCTGACGGGGATCGTGTCGTGCGGCGAGTACTCGCGCACGAACCTCGTGCGCGCGGTGCGCCGCGCGCGGCTCGCGGGATGA
- a CDS encoding ABC transporter ATP-binding protein, with translation MTASALQLARVTHRYAGAERDALSDVTLDAAPGELLAIVGASGSGKTTALRLVAGYERPDAGAILLDGADVTRLPPERRGCGMVFQHYALFPHLSVEENVAFGLEARGVARAERRTRAQRALEAVGLAGTGARRVQALSGGEQQRVALARALVIEPRVLLLDEPLSNLDPTLRVATRDELRALLHRERVTALFVTHDQEDAFAVADRVALLQAGRLLQVGTPETLYDRPASRAVAAFIGRGALVPATLANGTDAAPDVTITLGGVAQRAAARMADGLADGRAHRVLAVLRPEQLALASDAADAAWPGRVTSRRFAGGTTVHQVALDGGVTVQVASADRGVREGDTVRVRLAAAQVAVVGADT, from the coding sequence ATGACCGCGTCCGCGCTGCAGCTCGCTCGTGTCACGCACCGATACGCGGGCGCCGAGCGCGACGCGCTGTCGGACGTGACGCTCGACGCGGCGCCGGGCGAGCTGCTGGCGATCGTCGGCGCGTCGGGGTCCGGGAAGACGACGGCGCTGCGCCTCGTGGCCGGCTACGAGCGGCCCGACGCCGGGGCCATCCTGCTCGACGGCGCGGACGTCACGCGCCTGCCGCCGGAGCGCCGCGGCTGCGGGATGGTGTTCCAGCACTACGCGCTCTTCCCGCACCTCTCGGTCGAGGAGAACGTGGCGTTCGGGCTCGAGGCGCGCGGCGTCGCGCGCGCGGAGCGGCGCACGCGCGCGCAGCGCGCGCTCGAGGCGGTGGGGCTGGCCGGCACGGGCGCGCGCCGCGTGCAGGCGCTCTCCGGCGGTGAGCAGCAGCGCGTCGCGCTGGCGCGCGCCCTCGTCATCGAGCCGCGCGTGCTGCTGCTCGACGAGCCGCTCTCGAACCTCGACCCGACGCTGCGCGTGGCGACGCGCGACGAGCTGCGCGCGCTGCTCCACCGCGAGCGCGTGACCGCGCTCTTCGTGACGCACGACCAGGAGGACGCGTTCGCGGTCGCGGACCGCGTGGCGCTGCTGCAGGCCGGACGGCTGCTGCAGGTCGGCACGCCGGAGACGCTCTACGACCGGCCGGCGTCGCGTGCGGTGGCGGCGTTCATCGGGCGCGGCGCGCTGGTGCCGGCGACGCTGGCGAACGGTACGGACGCGGCACCCGACGTGACCATCACCCTCGGCGGCGTCGCGCAGCGGGCGGCCGCGCGCATGGCCGACGGGCTGGCCGACGGCCGCGCGCATCGCGTGCTGGCGGTCCTGCGCCCCGAGCAGCTCGCGCTGGCCTCCGATGCGGCCGATGCGGCCTGGCCAGGGCGCGTGACGTCGCGCCGCTTCGCGGGCGGCACCACCGTCCACCAGGTGGCGCTCGACGGCGGCGTGACCGTGCAGGTGGCCAGCGCCGACCGTGGCGTGCGCGAGGGCGACACGGTGCGCGTGCGGCTCGCGGCCGCGCAGGTCGCCGTCGTCGGGGCCGATACGTAG